tgaactttgaaggcAGGCAGACCAAATCAACTAtattgtgtatatatatgaacTTTTAAAAGACATTTGATTTGAAAAGGTGGAGATGATTGCAAACCTCTGCAATATAATGATTTGGCTTGAAAGTTTGAAGCAAGGCAGTGGCACATAGCAATGCATGACCAAAAAGTTTGAAGGCATTACTGATTTATTATATTCTTCCATCATTATAAATCTCGctgaatatataattaaagatTTAAGTTGATGTTTTTGTGGTGAATGGTGAATGGTGatagattttaaaagaaaacagtGTTTTATTGCTCAATCATCCATTTGCTGAAATTCGGCCCATTTGTCTGCTTCGAAGTTCCATCATCCATGCATGCACAGGCTTCCATGTAAATGAAATTATCAAATGACCCACTCACTCTACTTCTTCCCGACTGCACTGCGTCTTCCCAACCCTAAACAAACAATTATAAGGTAATAAATCTAAAAAGCTGCCCATTCAAAACTTTTGTCTTGAGCTTGACTTTTGTTGAGGATGATGAGGAGCTTATTTAGTGGGAAAATTGCAACAACCTCCACCCTCCACCCACCAACTTCGTATGCCGCAAACAAGCCACGttcacatacacacacacacacagagacaaATAAACCCCATCCAAttccacttttcttttcttttctcttctctcttcttttttgtttctctcctCCATATGAGAATAATATGAAAATTCCAAGAGCCTTGGAAACCGAGTTAGTGGAGTTATTTGCATTTCCCACAAACATGCCCTTAACCAGCTTGGACCAAGAATTTCAACTTCACTTTTAcgaaatttatatatatgaaaaaataaaaaactaaaatgggGGGGCACTCATGTTCAACCAAAAGCTACAATCTCGTCTTTATATATGACCCATCATGTCCCCTCAGCTCTATACTCATCATACTCTTTCTAGTCCTCCTTTCTTGCTACCTACCCAGCACTTACCATTTTTTCATCTCAATTATAGCTTTATCATTGATCATTTTTCTAAGCAACATCGACGACCATGACCGCCAGCCACCGGTGGAGCTCTGTCTActtgggtggtggtggtggttggcGGACGCAGCAGCGCGGCGTACAAGGGCTCTGTTGTAAGTACGGGTGAAAAGTGATGGCAAAGCAACACACCAAACAAGGCTTTGCAATTGCGCTCTCCTGAATTTCTAGCCCACACCACAAGGAGCAGAGTCGGGAGAGCGGCATTATTGCATTGCGGGGAATTGAGGGTAGCGGTCCGAATTTACCTTAACCTCAACGTAGGtcttttaataattttcttttattactTAACCTTGGTGTTTGCTCTTAGTTGTCctttcgtttttgtttttgtctttgtttttgcatGTTTAATATGTTATGGAACATGGGATGTAAGGGATGCATACGAGGTAGCTAGTTTgtttagtttggtttttaGTTTGTTTGTAATGCTGCTGGGCATGCATCACTTACACCTATCATGTATTTATTTGCTTTGTCACGAATTaatggaagaaagaaaagaatgactttagtttccttccttccttcctctttaattttctttttcctttttgggttttggtgtGTCTTGGCTCTTCTAGCTAGCTAGATGCTGATTCAAAGTCAGAATCTGATTTTTGTGAAAGCTTGGCAGCTTGGATTTTCCAtgcctttctttttctgcACTTTGGTACTCTATCTCATCTGATTTCAATCTTTAATTACTTAAAGGAAGCATGAAGTTCATGTTTTGGCCAAAAATTTATACTAGTTATGCAAAAGGGTTATAAGGCTGTTCACCAAATGATAATCCATCGAGGGCTACAAGAATTGATAGACAGAAGCGAATTTTTGTCTCttccaaaatcagaaacaagTATCTTATACATAATTGGCAAAGAATCAACCATTGTTCCCGGCCTTCATACATATCCTGTattcatataatatataatattaacaAACGCCAGTGACTCATGATGATCAGTACAACAACGTGAGTTGTATAgaaataatacaaatatatatattatgatttACGGTAAATTTATCTTGTTCCCAGATATAATTTATAGTATATAAACATTCTCATCGCTTTTTtgccaaaaaagaagaagaaggtaaACATTTTCATCTCATCGCATTAAGGTGTGAAAGTACCAGGGAGACTAGAATGATGGGTTATTGTGAGGGGTTAGAATGAGGTGTGAGGGGGTTCGATCTAATACAGAGTTATCATTGGACTGTTGGATTGAACCCTCTCATTGTAACCCTCAACATAGCCCCTCATTATAGAAGCTCTCGTGAATACAGCCAAGGGCATGTAGCtactctttttttccctttggtTGAACTTGAAATAGGGGCAAGAAGCCACCTCCAGCTGGCGATACCTGGTGCCTCAATGGTAGGGGTTTGAAATCCGTTAGAAGCACTTTGTGGCTAGGGATAAGCCGAACTCCGAGCGATGATTAATCCCACTCTTCGAGTGTGGGGACATCCCGTGgtatttactaaaaaaaattatagggGTAGGAAGCAATACAGACACTTAGCCCATCGGGCTAAAACAAACATATCTAGGCCCAACAATTGTCATAGTATACATGATGGTCAGGTATCACTAATATTTTATGGAAAACATCATCACTATTACTAACGGCTGGCATTTCACGCCTGGTATATGATCCAACTTTTAacattacttttatttatatttgtgCTAGCTAGCTACCTAGCTTCTCTCCATTGATTCAGAAATCAGCAACTGAGAAGGATTATCCTCTTCTATAGGCATGTCTTGTAGTGAGGATAAGAAAGGATTAGGAGGCATTTTCAGGTTGCCAATGCTCCCTTCCAACATATCCACAACTTTAGTTCTGGTGCCTTGGCTTGAATGCACCATAACCCTACTAAACATAAATTTCTTTCAGCCTCAGTCTCAGTCATGTCATCAATTTTCAGGTCTCATCCCTTAGTTATATGGTCATAAATCCACAACGGAAGTTTCCCTCGGCCGGTTTAGCTGCTTGCCTTTGGGTTGACATCCATTCTTCCTCCTGCCATTCCCAACATCAACATCCCAAAGCTATAAACATGTGATTTGCTAGAAACAGCTCCAACATTCCTAGAATTCAGTTCAGGCGCTATGTACCCTGCTGTTCCTCTTAAAGTACTAACAAAAACAAGGTAAAATTTTGCAAGGCCAGCATCTGATATTTTGGGGATGAAATTGTGGTCTAGCAGGACATTTTGAGGCTTCATTTCTAAATGAAGAATGCACACATCACTTCCCTTGTGTAGATACTCGATCCCTCGAGCGATAGCAGAGCAAACTTGTGCAGCTTTTCCCACTTAAATGACTGAAATCTTCCTTCTTTTGAGGATAAATGTTTAGCAAGAGACCATTAGGCATGTACTCATACACTAGAGCCTGCTTATAGCCTTCAGAACAGAATCCCACCCACTGAAGAACATTGGCGTGACGAATTCTACCAATTTTTCGAACTTCATTGATAAATTCTGTGCCTCTGAACCTAGAGTTCTCCAGCATTTTGACAACAATTAGGCAACCATCTGGAAGCTGCCCTTTATATACTGACCCAAGCCCACCCTGCGGGCCTAGTTTATCTTCA
The window above is part of the Prunus dulcis chromosome 1, ALMONDv2, whole genome shotgun sequence genome. Proteins encoded here:
- the LOC117616562 gene encoding LEAF RUST 10 DISEASE-RESISTANCE LOCUS RECEPTOR-LIKE PROTEIN KINASE-like 2.5 → MKVLQAGFNLGWLAELPYCPTYDTSCRVNNPALILIIRHICAPLAIFVFLIHKYCTTRKIVDNREIVVLHNEQSLMPTRYSYTDVVAMTNNFEDKLGPQGGLGSVYKGQLPDGCLIVVKMLENSRFRGTEFINEVRKIGRIRHANVLQWVGFCSEGYKQALVYEYMPNGLLLNIYPQKKEDFSHLSGKSCTSLLCYRSRDRVSTQGK